The Chiloscyllium plagiosum isolate BGI_BamShark_2017 unplaced genomic scaffold, ASM401019v2 scaf_84557, whole genome shotgun sequence genome includes a region encoding these proteins:
- the LOC122545141 gene encoding protein krueppel-like produces the protein MEKPWKCGECGNGIPSPFALEIHRRLHTGQRLFTCTQLHHLLAHEWVHTSKNPFICPVCGQGFTQSHHLLPHQQMHTREKPFSCSVCGKGYTQSYHLLLSFRVHTGEKPFTCPLWSNDFCDSSTL, from the coding sequence atggagaaaccgtggaaatgtggggagtgtgggaatggtATCCCTTCGCCATTTGCGCTGGAGATTCATCGGCGTTTGCACACCGGGCAGCGGCTGTTCACCTGCACTCAGTTACACCACCTCCTGGCCCACGAATGGGTCCACACCAGCAAGAACCCGTTCATCTGCCCCGTGTGTGGGCAGGGCTTCACTCAGTCACACCACCTGCTGCCGCACCAGCAGATGCACACCAGGGAGAAACCGTTTTCCTGCTCTGTGTGCGGGAAGGGCTACACCCAGTCGTATCACCTGCTGCTCAGCTTCCgcgtccacactggggagaagccgttCACCTGTCCCTTGTGGAGCAACGACTTCTGCGATTCCTCCACCCTGC